Proteins co-encoded in one Bacteroidota bacterium genomic window:
- a CDS encoding MFS transporter: MTAAAHSEHPLSSDFRKARRPVLLTLGLMYAAYYTGRFNFLSVANKTLTTEFGWRADEWGLIINATLWAYAAGQIINGLRVDRAGGRRMMLIGAIGIVAVNVLLGFGMFVRTLSYFVGMGVLLGFFQAHGAPSLVKICASWMRVNERGTFTGIFGAVIQCGRWAILLGGGWLVANAPWPWLFWAPAILIAATAAVFYFVVRNNPEDIGLPPAETGDVGHGIEDTTPLRLGEIFRKVATNRIIWMLAAAYFCTGVIRWGVDSWYIRYLQETYNMRTDSFTYVVSAFLIPISAVAGSFLAGLSSDKIFGARRGPAAALMYFMSFVMLLLFLYFPGPILSVVFLIILQMFINGPHSLLGGAAAMDFGGRKAAGFATGLIDACQYLGGGLFAGSIIGAIMQSYGTVPGTTNITPEGWQAWIIVLMGFTLLGGVLMTAMWNVKPKKA; encoded by the coding sequence ATGACTGCCGCCGCGCACAGCGAACATCCACTTTCCTCCGACTTCCGCAAAGCGAGAAGGCCCGTTCTTCTCACGCTCGGCCTGATGTATGCCGCGTACTACACGGGACGTTTCAACTTCCTTTCCGTCGCGAACAAGACTCTCACCACCGAGTTCGGCTGGCGTGCCGATGAGTGGGGGCTTATCATCAACGCAACACTCTGGGCCTACGCCGCCGGACAAATTATCAACGGACTTCGTGTCGATCGGGCCGGAGGACGAAGGATGATGTTGATCGGCGCGATCGGCATTGTCGCCGTCAACGTTCTCCTCGGTTTCGGCATGTTCGTCCGGACGCTTTCGTATTTTGTGGGGATGGGCGTATTGCTCGGATTTTTCCAGGCTCATGGCGCGCCGTCTCTGGTAAAAATCTGCGCGAGCTGGATGCGGGTGAACGAGCGGGGAACATTTACGGGAATATTCGGCGCTGTTATTCAATGCGGCCGCTGGGCAATACTGCTTGGCGGCGGCTGGCTTGTCGCCAACGCCCCATGGCCGTGGCTCTTCTGGGCACCGGCAATCCTCATCGCCGCAACTGCGGCAGTTTTCTATTTCGTTGTGAGAAACAATCCGGAAGATATCGGCTTGCCGCCCGCCGAAACCGGAGATGTCGGGCACGGCATCGAGGATACCACGCCACTGCGACTCGGCGAAATCTTCCGCAAAGTCGCAACCAACAGGATTATCTGGATGCTTGCCGCCGCGTATTTTTGTACGGGCGTCATCCGGTGGGGAGTTGATTCGTGGTACATCCGCTACCTGCAGGAAACATACAACATGCGCACGGATTCGTTCACGTATGTCGTCAGCGCATTCCTGATTCCGATTTCAGCGGTGGCGGGATCGTTCCTTGCAGGTCTTTCATCCGACAAAATCTTTGGCGCACGACGCGGCCCGGCAGCGGCTCTCATGTATTTCATGAGTTTTGTGATGCTGCTTCTTTTTCTCTATTTCCCGGGGCCAATCCTCTCGGTCGTCTTTCTCATCATCCTTCAGATGTTCATCAACGGGCCGCATTCATTGCTCGGCGGCGCTGCTGCAATGGATTTCGGGGGAAGAAAAGCGGCGGGATTTGCAACCGGATTGATTGACGCGTGCCAGTATCTGGGCGGAGGGTTGTTTGCAGGCTCGATCATCGGCGCAATCATGCAGAGTTACGGAACTGTTCCGGGCACAACCAACATCACCCCCGAAGGCTGGCAGGCATGGATTATTGTGTTGATGGGATTTACCCTGCTCGGCGGCGTGCTGATGACGGCGATGTGGAATGTGAAGCCAAAGAAGGCCTGA
- a CDS encoding alkaline phosphatase family protein codes for MVKRIFTITLFCVAAAMQARASSPKLIVVISLDQFRYDYITRFGQHFGKGGFRYFLENGANFTNASFKHAINTTGPGHAALLSGTYGNVNGIIGNDWFDRDSRKWMYCVEDRNAALIGSQGTGRSPRNFIGSTLGDELRMKYGFHAKVVSVSNKDRAAILMGGKMPNGVYWMKDSVFISSNYYANELPAWVKQFNRSGYIDSFFGKVWNKKLPDSAYRFMDDDNVPYETDQDGSGRTFPHTINGLDTTKITPSYYWSLARSPFSSEILNEFAKKAIEAENLGQRGLTDLLCVGFSAPDIVGHAYGPHSIEVMDMALRTDQILADFLSFLEKRIGLSNCVFVLSADHGVAPIPEYMKRHHPNADAGRVRVDSLKEFCSRVLTRRFGEPQNDAKWIDAIVANNIYFNRETFQQMKVPTLEWAASELADSLRTYHPIAAAYSSSQLSALAATGPVENKLKRSFHKVRSGDVVYALRPYWTESNWTAGASHGEPYEYDAHVPLVFVGAGIRKGTYAVEASPVDIAPTLSALLGIELPAGRGGRVLTEALK; via the coding sequence ATGGTCAAGCGAATTTTCACCATCACGCTGTTCTGCGTTGCAGCAGCTATGCAGGCCCGCGCATCCTCACCAAAGCTCATCGTCGTTATCAGTCTCGACCAATTCCGCTACGATTACATCACACGGTTCGGGCAGCATTTCGGCAAGGGCGGGTTCAGGTACTTTCTTGAGAACGGGGCAAACTTCACGAACGCGAGTTTCAAACATGCCATCAACACGACAGGGCCGGGACATGCCGCGTTGCTCAGCGGCACGTACGGCAATGTCAACGGTATCATCGGCAACGATTGGTTCGACCGCGACAGCCGGAAATGGATGTACTGTGTAGAAGATCGGAATGCGGCGCTCATTGGCTCGCAAGGTACGGGCCGCTCGCCCCGCAATTTCATCGGCTCGACACTCGGCGACGAGCTGCGTATGAAATACGGCTTTCATGCGAAAGTGGTTTCCGTTTCGAACAAGGACCGGGCCGCCATTCTGATGGGCGGCAAAATGCCCAATGGCGTCTATTGGATGAAGGATTCGGTTTTCATTTCCTCGAACTACTATGCGAACGAACTTCCGGCGTGGGTAAAGCAATTCAACCGATCGGGCTACATCGATTCATTCTTCGGAAAAGTCTGGAACAAGAAGCTCCCCGATTCCGCCTACCGGTTCATGGACGATGATAACGTGCCCTACGAAACGGATCAGGATGGTTCAGGCAGGACTTTCCCTCACACAATCAACGGGCTTGACACAACGAAAATCACCCCCTCGTATTACTGGTCGTTGGCAAGAAGCCCGTTTAGCTCGGAGATTCTGAACGAATTTGCCAAGAAGGCAATCGAGGCCGAGAACCTCGGGCAGCGCGGACTTACCGACTTGTTGTGCGTAGGATTCTCCGCCCCCGACATTGTGGGACATGCGTATGGACCCCACAGTATTGAAGTGATGGATATGGCGTTACGGACGGATCAGATTTTGGCGGATTTTCTTTCCTTTCTTGAGAAGAGAATAGGATTGAGCAACTGCGTGTTTGTCCTCTCTGCCGATCACGGCGTCGCGCCGATTCCGGAATACATGAAACGCCATCATCCGAATGCCGACGCAGGACGAGTCCGGGTTGATTCGCTGAAGGAATTCTGCTCCAGAGTTCTTACGAGACGATTTGGCGAGCCGCAGAATGACGCAAAGTGGATTGATGCCATCGTGGCAAACAACATCTACTTCAATCGGGAGACATTCCAACAGATGAAGGTTCCAACGCTCGAGTGGGCAGCAAGCGAGCTCGCCGACTCGCTGCGTACATATCACCCGATTGCCGCGGCATACAGCAGCAGCCAACTGTCCGCACTTGCCGCCACCGGGCCGGTGGAAAACAAACTGAAGCGCAGCTTCCACAAAGTCCGCAGCGGGGATGTGGTCTATGCGCTGAGGCCCTATTGGACGGAAAGCAACTGGACTGCGGGCGCTTCACACGGCGAGCCGTACGAATATGACGCCCACGTTCCTCTTGTTTTCGTCGGCGCCGGAATTCGCAAGGGCACGTATGCGGTCGAAGCCAGCCCGGTTGATATTGCGCCGACGCTTTCCGCATTGCTCGGCATCGAACTTCCGGCAGGCCGCGGCGGCCGCGTTCTGACGGAAGCCCTCAAGTAA
- a CDS encoding 1-(5-phosphoribosyl)-5-[(5-phosphoribosylamino)methylideneamino] imidazole-4-carboxamide isomerase: MLLIIPAIEICAEHCVRTVVGADGTTYSDDPVRTVKLWRMENAKTLHVTDVDGALAGKPVNLGTVGEMIRAVDIPIEVGGGFRTFDDVCAAFEIGAYRVLISTMLIESPDDAKRALDRFGSSKVVVGIDAIDGLAATHGWQHTSGLSPLSVALNAKALGFKRLVYTDINKHRNLEGVNLEVLRQLTEVTGMRVTSAGGIRGLDDLLKVQELQQYGVDSVIMGRSLYENKFSCQALWRMCEKENFPYTARVQF, from the coding sequence ATGTTGTTGATCATTCCCGCAATTGAGATTTGCGCTGAACATTGCGTACGCACGGTTGTCGGAGCCGATGGCACGACGTACTCCGACGACCCGGTTCGCACGGTCAAATTGTGGCGTATGGAGAACGCGAAAACGCTGCACGTCACCGATGTCGACGGTGCACTTGCGGGAAAGCCCGTCAATCTGGGGACAGTCGGCGAGATGATCAGGGCTGTGGATATTCCGATTGAAGTGGGGGGCGGGTTCCGGACATTTGATGATGTGTGTGCCGCATTCGAGATCGGCGCGTACCGCGTCCTCATCAGCACCATGCTTATTGAAAGCCCCGACGATGCGAAGCGGGCGCTTGACAGATTCGGTTCAAGTAAAGTGGTTGTCGGGATTGACGCTATTGACGGACTTGCAGCAACTCATGGCTGGCAGCACACATCGGGCTTGTCACCCCTTTCCGTTGCCTTGAACGCGAAAGCACTGGGCTTCAAACGCCTTGTCTATACCGATATCAACAAGCACAGAAACCTCGAAGGCGTGAATCTTGAAGTTCTTCGCCAACTTACCGAGGTAACAGGAATGCGCGTAACATCCGCCGGCGGTATTCGCGGCCTCGATGATTTGCTGAAAGTTCAGGAATTGCAGCAATACGGCGTCGATTCCGTCATTATGGGGCGCTCGTTGTACGAGAACAAATTCTCCTGCCAGGCGCTGTGGCGAATGTGCGAGAAGGAGAATTTTCCCTACACGGCACGGGTTCAATTCTGA
- the purE gene encoding 5-(carboxyamino)imidazole ribonucleotide mutase, with product MAKVAILLGSKSDEAVMQGCADYLTKFGIPFDLKVSSAHRNPDETAEFCKNAEKNGYSIIVAAAGMAAHLPGVAASHATIPVIGVPLEGSALNGVDALYSIVQMPAGIPVATVAIGSAGAKNAAVLAAEILALHDSSIKQKLIEFRKQGAKF from the coding sequence ATGGCAAAAGTTGCAATACTTCTCGGAAGCAAATCCGACGAAGCGGTTATGCAGGGATGCGCCGACTATCTTACGAAGTTCGGCATACCGTTCGATTTGAAAGTCTCTTCCGCCCACAGAAATCCCGACGAAACCGCGGAATTCTGCAAGAATGCGGAGAAGAACGGCTATTCAATAATTGTTGCCGCGGCGGGCATGGCGGCGCATTTGCCCGGCGTCGCCGCATCGCATGCTACAATCCCCGTTATCGGAGTTCCGCTGGAGGGTTCGGCGTTGAACGGCGTTGATGCACTCTATTCAATTGTGCAGATGCCCGCCGGAATTCCCGTTGCCACAGTTGCCATCGGAAGCGCGGGGGCAAAGAATGCAGCCGTGCTTGCGGCCGAAATTCTCGCACTGCACGATTCGTCGATCAAGCAAAAGCTGATTGAATTCAGAAAGCAAGGGGCGAAGTTCTGA
- a CDS encoding carbohydrate kinase family protein, giving the protein MKFLVIGHMCLDVIHPVDEPEVQSYGGIYYSIATLASLLGENDRIIPVFGVNKNHYEPLIQHLKQFPNVDTLAIFQFDEPTNNVHLFYQNKETRIECSKDISKPIPFSRIKDFLKVDGILVNMISGSDITVNTLDEIRMAVREKNIPVHFDYHSLTLGISPNFERFRRPVSDWRRWAFMTDTVQLNEEEIGGLTLEKLTEQQTVGHMLTLGVKGLVVTRGERGVSLFFNEHKKVIRQDIDGLAVERPRDATGCGDVFGAAFHLHYVKNCDLPAAATFANQVAAAKANMVGSDDIRQLKSFATT; this is encoded by the coding sequence ATGAAGTTTCTCGTCATCGGCCACATGTGTCTCGATGTCATTCATCCTGTTGATGAACCCGAAGTGCAAAGCTACGGCGGGATCTACTACTCGATTGCCACGCTTGCGTCCCTTCTTGGCGAGAATGATCGCATCATTCCTGTTTTCGGAGTGAACAAGAATCACTATGAGCCGCTCATTCAACATCTGAAACAATTTCCGAATGTCGATACCTTGGCGATTTTTCAGTTTGATGAACCGACGAACAACGTTCATCTCTTCTATCAGAATAAGGAAACACGCATCGAATGCTCGAAGGATATCTCGAAGCCGATTCCGTTTAGTCGCATCAAGGACTTCCTGAAGGTGGATGGTATTCTTGTGAACATGATTTCGGGTTCCGATATCACCGTGAACACGCTCGACGAAATTCGCATGGCCGTGCGGGAGAAGAATATTCCGGTTCATTTCGACTATCACAGTCTCACGCTCGGCATCAGTCCCAACTTCGAACGGTTTCGCCGCCCTGTATCCGACTGGCGCCGGTGGGCGTTCATGACGGACACAGTTCAACTGAACGAAGAAGAGATTGGCGGACTTACGCTCGAAAAGCTGACCGAACAGCAAACGGTCGGGCACATGCTCACGTTGGGCGTGAAGGGGCTTGTGGTTACGCGGGGAGAACGCGGCGTTTCGCTGTTCTTCAACGAACATAAGAAAGTCATCCGGCAGGACATTGACGGGTTGGCCGTTGAGCGGCCGCGTGACGCAACCGGATGCGGCGACGTGTTCGGGGCGGCGTTTCACCTTCATTATGTGAAGAACTGCGATCTGCCTGCTGCGGCAACGTTCGCCAATCAGGTGGCGGCTGCAAAGGCAAACATGGTAGGCTCGGATGATATCCGGCAATTGAAATCATTTGCAACAACGTGA
- the dapB gene encoding 4-hydroxy-tetrahydrodipicolinate reductase yields MNLALIGYGKMGREIDAVAREKGITILQIFDEKENHGGHALNTSALAGVDVCIDFSTPFAVMDNIKAVVSCGKNIVVGTTGWYDKLDDVRKMVKEKNTGFLYSSNFSLGVNIFLHILKDAAHIFDKYAEYDVAILESHHNKKVDSPSGTALSLGSTIVQHVRRKTEILSETSHGQIKPHQLHVSSTRVGSTVGKHSVIFDSECDTIELVHTAKNRRGLALGAVVAAEWLKGKKGFFTMKDVVV; encoded by the coding sequence ATGAACCTTGCTCTCATCGGGTACGGGAAGATGGGGAGGGAGATCGATGCAGTGGCGCGGGAAAAAGGGATCACGATTCTTCAGATCTTCGACGAGAAGGAAAATCACGGGGGCCACGCGCTGAACACTTCCGCGCTAGCGGGGGTGGATGTGTGCATTGATTTCTCGACGCCGTTTGCCGTGATGGACAATATCAAAGCCGTGGTTTCGTGCGGGAAAAACATCGTCGTCGGAACAACGGGATGGTACGACAAGTTAGACGACGTTCGCAAGATGGTGAAGGAGAAGAATACGGGATTTCTCTATTCGTCGAACTTTTCGCTCGGCGTCAATATCTTCCTGCATATTCTGAAGGATGCGGCTCATATCTTCGACAAGTATGCCGAGTACGATGTCGCGATTCTCGAATCCCACCACAACAAAAAAGTCGACAGCCCCAGCGGTACCGCGCTCTCGCTTGGCTCGACGATAGTCCAGCATGTCCGCCGGAAAACGGAGATTCTCTCGGAAACATCGCACGGACAAATCAAGCCTCACCAACTGCATGTCAGCTCGACGCGGGTCGGGAGTACAGTCGGGAAGCATTCCGTGATATTTGATTCCGAATGTGACACCATTGAGCTTGTTCATACAGCCAAGAACCGCCGCGGCCTGGCGCTTGGCGCAGTGGTTGCCGCTGAATGGCTCAAAGGCAAGAAGGGGTTTTTTACGATGAAGGATGTTGTTGTTTAG
- the dapA gene encoding 4-hydroxy-tetrahydrodipicolinate synthase: protein MKRNLLFRGTATALVTPFKSDGSLDEAALRAFVKFQLKGKVEALVPVGSTGEGATLTEAEQARVIEIVVDEVNGKVPVIGGASSNSTAKAVALAKQVKACGADAVLSVAPFYNKPTQEGIFRHFAAVAEAVQMPVVIYNVPGRTSSNIEAGTALRLAQEIEHVAGVKEASANFAQIMEILHHCPEGFGVWSGDDNLTLPMIALGADGVISVLSNEVPAKFSELVRLALKGKLDDARELHYELLHLMNINFVESNPIPVKAAMAMMGMMEEHLRLPLVPLSDASRPKVERCLKELGLIK, encoded by the coding sequence ATGAAACGTAATCTACTGTTTCGCGGAACGGCAACCGCGCTTGTTACACCATTCAAAAGCGACGGTTCGCTGGACGAGGCTGCGCTGAGGGCATTCGTCAAATTTCAGCTGAAGGGGAAAGTCGAGGCGCTGGTGCCCGTCGGCAGTACGGGCGAAGGCGCAACGCTGACCGAAGCCGAACAGGCACGCGTCATTGAAATTGTCGTCGACGAAGTGAACGGCAAGGTGCCCGTCATCGGCGGGGCGAGCAGCAACTCCACCGCAAAAGCCGTCGCGCTTGCAAAGCAGGTGAAAGCCTGCGGCGCCGATGCCGTGCTGAGTGTTGCTCCGTTCTACAACAAGCCGACGCAGGAAGGAATTTTCCGGCACTTCGCGGCTGTTGCCGAAGCCGTGCAGATGCCCGTCGTAATTTACAACGTGCCCGGACGGACATCCTCGAACATTGAGGCAGGCACCGCGCTGCGTCTCGCGCAAGAGATCGAGCATGTGGCCGGAGTGAAAGAAGCGTCGGCAAATTTTGCGCAGATCATGGAAATCTTGCATCATTGCCCTGAAGGATTCGGTGTTTGGTCGGGCGACGATAATCTGACGCTGCCGATGATTGCGCTCGGGGCAGACGGCGTAATTTCCGTGCTTTCGAACGAAGTCCCCGCAAAATTCTCGGAGCTTGTGCGTCTCGCGTTGAAGGGCAAGCTTGACGATGCCCGCGAGCTTCACTACGAACTGCTGCATCTCATGAACATCAACTTCGTCGAGTCCAATCCCATTCCCGTAAAAGCGGCGATGGCGATGATGGGAATGATGGAAGAACATCTGCGGCTCCCGCTCGTTCCACTCTCCGATGCCTCACGCCCGAAAGTGGAGAGGTGTTTGAAGGAACTCGGCCTGATCAAGTAA
- a CDS encoding 2,3,4,5-tetrahydropyridine-2,6-dicarboxylate N-succinyltransferase — MTTLRQDIERLFDMKLEGADIDRALKVFSKFKFFLNKGEVRAAECVSGEWRVNDWVKKAILLGFRLGDLEDVSINTHFKFFDKTTYPLKPMQLADGVRIVPGGSSIRDGAYVAKGVVCMPPMYINVGAYVDEGTMVDSHALVGSCAQIGKRVHLSAASQIGGVLEPVGAMPVIVEDDVFIGGNCGVYEGTRIRRGAVLAAGVILTSGTRVYDLVHTTIHQKEQGRPLTIPENAVVVAGSRPVSDEWGMEQGLQVSTPVIIKYRDGKTSAAVALEEALR, encoded by the coding sequence ATGACAACTCTCCGACAAGACATCGAGCGGCTCTTCGACATGAAACTCGAAGGTGCCGACATTGACCGGGCGCTGAAAGTGTTCAGCAAGTTCAAGTTCTTTCTGAACAAGGGGGAAGTCCGTGCCGCCGAATGTGTGAGCGGGGAATGGAGGGTGAATGATTGGGTGAAGAAGGCCATTCTTCTCGGCTTCCGGCTCGGCGATTTGGAGGATGTGTCGATCAACACGCATTTCAAATTCTTCGACAAAACAACATACCCGCTGAAGCCGATGCAGCTTGCAGACGGCGTCCGGATTGTGCCGGGGGGCTCGTCGATTCGGGATGGCGCGTACGTCGCAAAGGGTGTTGTCTGCATGCCGCCGATGTACATCAATGTCGGGGCATATGTGGACGAAGGCACGATGGTGGATTCGCATGCGCTGGTCGGGTCGTGCGCGCAGATCGGGAAGCGTGTGCATCTCAGCGCGGCGTCGCAAATCGGGGGAGTGTTGGAGCCGGTCGGCGCAATGCCCGTCATTGTCGAAGACGATGTGTTTATCGGCGGGAATTGCGGCGTGTACGAAGGGACGCGTATACGGCGCGGGGCGGTACTTGCCGCGGGCGTGATTCTCACAAGCGGAACGCGGGTGTACGATCTTGTTCATACAACAATCCACCAAAAAGAACAAGGGCGCCCGCTCACGATTCCTGAAAACGCCGTTGTTGTTGCAGGAAGCCGGCCCGTTTCGGATGAGTGGGGGATGGAGCAGGGACTTCAGGTGTCGACTCCGGTTATCATAAAATACCGGGACGGAAAGACAAGCGCGGCGGTGGCGTTGGAGGAGGCGTTGCGGTGA
- the rfbD gene encoding dTDP-4-dehydrorhamnose reductase, with translation MNSKKILVIGSNGLLGQKLCEIIVRGGAYSLTIASIEEKSVRQVVGAQYQSVDITSKKDVKSLVFDCNPDVIINAAAMTNVDICETEREMCWKINVEGVENIVEAAKKRDTKVIHVSTDYVFDGKTGPYTEDDRPEPLSYYGKSKLASETAVRTGGVPYMIARTMVLYGFAPGVKPNFALWLIDSLESGKPVNIVDDQFGNPTLVDDLAYGLIQAFEMDRTGIYNIAGRDIISRYEFALKLAKVFNLDPQLITPIKTSTLKQPAPRPLKSGLITLKAEVELGFRPSTVEQGLLILKTQLNRTLRMLADSGPIPAQNVSKPKS, from the coding sequence ATGAACAGCAAAAAAATCCTCGTTATCGGCAGTAACGGTTTGCTCGGACAAAAATTGTGTGAGATTATCGTTCGCGGCGGAGCCTATTCTCTCACGATTGCTTCAATCGAAGAGAAGTCTGTCAGGCAGGTAGTCGGGGCGCAGTACCAGAGCGTCGATATTACGAGCAAGAAGGATGTGAAAAGCCTCGTCTTCGACTGTAATCCCGACGTAATCATCAACGCTGCCGCCATGACGAATGTTGATATCTGCGAAACCGAGCGGGAAATGTGCTGGAAGATCAATGTGGAAGGGGTGGAGAACATCGTCGAGGCGGCGAAGAAGCGCGACACGAAAGTGATTCATGTTTCAACCGATTATGTGTTCGACGGAAAGACCGGACCCTACACCGAGGACGACAGGCCCGAGCCGCTGAGCTATTACGGTAAAAGCAAGCTCGCCAGTGAAACCGCCGTGCGGACTGGAGGCGTGCCCTACATGATTGCCCGGACGATGGTGCTGTACGGCTTTGCTCCAGGTGTGAAGCCGAACTTCGCGCTGTGGCTTATCGACAGTCTCGAAAGCGGAAAGCCCGTCAACATTGTGGACGATCAGTTCGGCAACCCGACGTTGGTGGATGATCTTGCGTACGGGTTGATTCAGGCGTTCGAAATGGACCGGACGGGCATCTACAATATTGCCGGGCGCGATATTATCAGCCGGTACGAATTCGCATTGAAACTTGCCAAAGTATTCAATCTCGATCCCCAACTCATTACTCCCATCAAAACATCAACACTCAAGCAACCCGCGCCGCGGCCGTTGAAAAGCGGACTGATAACGCTGAAGGCCGAGGTGGAACTTGGCTTCCGTCCGAGCACGGTAGAGCAGGGATTGCTGATTCTCAAAACACAACTCAACCGCACACTCCGCATGTTGGCCGACAGCGGCCCGATTCCCGCGCAGAACGTGAGCAAGCCGAAAAGCTAA
- the serS gene encoding serine--tRNA ligase, translating into MLDIKFVREHAEVVKEGVTRKREDPAKVDEALALDEKRRHTLAQAEQLKARKNSVSAEVAKKKSKGEDATAVFEEMRKVADEIKSLDHDLAAIEADLRNVLLAIPNIPHPSVPVGRTPEENQIVATWGEPPAIDFKPRPHWELVEKLGIIDFPRGVKITGAGFPVYVGKGAKLERALINFFLDEAEAAGYTEVMPPHVVNAASATGTGQLPDKEDQMYVATKDEFYLIPTAEVPVTNFYRDEILGEKQLPVKMCAYTPCFRREAGSYGKDVRGLNRVHQFDKVELVKFVHPSTSYDELESLRADAERLLQKLGLHYHVLLMCSGDLGFTQTKKYDLEVWSVGQQKWLEVSSCSNFESYQARRMNIRFKPGSGGKPEIVHTLNGSALALPRIVAAIIENYQTPEGKVIMPKVLHKYTGFEVIG; encoded by the coding sequence ATGCTCGATATCAAGTTTGTTCGTGAACACGCAGAGGTCGTCAAAGAAGGCGTCACAAGAAAAAGGGAGGATCCCGCCAAAGTCGATGAGGCGCTTGCGCTCGATGAAAAGCGGAGGCACACGCTGGCGCAGGCCGAGCAACTGAAAGCACGGAAGAACAGCGTATCCGCCGAAGTAGCAAAGAAGAAATCAAAGGGGGAAGATGCAACTGCAGTTTTCGAAGAAATGCGGAAAGTTGCCGACGAAATCAAGTCGCTGGATCATGATCTGGCGGCTATCGAGGCAGATCTGCGGAATGTGCTGCTCGCCATTCCGAATATCCCGCATCCCTCGGTGCCCGTCGGCAGAACACCCGAAGAAAACCAAATCGTTGCCACGTGGGGTGAGCCTCCGGCCATTGACTTCAAACCGAGGCCGCATTGGGAGTTGGTGGAAAAATTGGGAATTATTGATTTCCCGCGCGGCGTGAAGATTACCGGAGCCGGATTTCCCGTGTACGTCGGGAAAGGCGCGAAGTTGGAACGAGCCCTCATCAATTTCTTTCTTGACGAAGCAGAAGCGGCGGGCTATACAGAAGTGATGCCACCGCATGTGGTGAATGCCGCAAGCGCAACGGGAACGGGACAGCTTCCCGACAAAGAAGACCAGATGTATGTCGCAACAAAGGATGAGTTCTATCTCATCCCCACCGCCGAAGTCCCTGTAACGAATTTCTACCGCGACGAAATTTTAGGCGAGAAGCAACTCCCCGTCAAGATGTGTGCATACACACCCTGCTTCCGGCGTGAAGCCGGTTCGTACGGCAAAGATGTGCGCGGGCTGAACCGTGTGCATCAATTCGACAAAGTCGAGCTGGTCAAGTTCGTGCATCCCTCGACATCGTACGATGAATTGGAAAGCCTCCGCGCAGACGCGGAACGGCTTCTGCAGAAACTCGGGCTGCACTACCACGTATTATTGATGTGTTCGGGCGATTTGGGGTTTACACAAACAAAGAAGTATGATCTGGAAGTCTGGTCGGTAGGCCAGCAGAAATGGCTTGAAGTTTCGTCGTGCAGCAACTTTGAGTCGTATCAGGCACGGCGCATGAACATCCGTTTCAAACCGGGGAGCGGAGGAAAACCTGAAATTGTGCACACACTCAACGGCTCGGCGCTTGCATTGCCCCGCATTGTCGCGGCAATCATCGAGAACTACCAGACTCCGGAAGGCAAAGTAATTATGCCGAAAGTCCTGCATAAGTACACAGGTTTTGAAGTGATTGGGTGA